The stretch of DNA GCTACCATTCAACTAGCTAATGATGATAAGGAAACAAAATCCAACAGGATTTCCCGGGTAGAAGGGCTTCTGGAAAAAGCCTCCGGGGCAGACCTTTTTCTCCTGCCGGAAATGTGGAATGTGGGTTATTTTTCCTTCGATAACTACATGTCGGAAAGCGAAACACTGGAAGGAGAAACAATATCCTGGCTGGCCTCCAAGGCCAAAGAGCTTCAAGCATATATCTTCAGCGGCAGTATCGTGGAAAGAAATCAAGACAACAAGCTGTATAATGCTTCGGTGCTGCTGGATCCAGAGGGGAATATTATAGGTCACTACCGGAAGATCCACCTGTTTGGTTTCGGTTCGGCTGAACGGGCCGTCCTTTCTCCCGGTCAAAATATAACAGTAGTTAATACCAGGTTCGGTAAAATAGGGCTCAGTATTTGTTATGACCTGCGCTTTCCGGAACTTTACCGGAAGATGGCGGATCAGGGGGCTGAAATTATTCTAAATTGTGCGGCCTGGCCCTATCCCAGGGTTGAGCACTGGGTCCTGTTAAATAAGGCCCGGGCTATAGAAAATCAATGTTACTTTTTATCTTGCTGTTGTGCCGGGGCAAGTCGGGGCAAGCCGTTTATCGGCCGCAGTCAAATCATTGACCCCTGGGGTACAGTTGTAGCTAGCGCTTCAGAACGGGAGACCATCTTGAATGCGGAGATTCAACCCGAAGCTGTGGCTGCAGCTAGGAAGGAATTTACAGCTTTGAAAGACAGAGTGCTGAAAGTTTGATGTTTTGGTAAACAAATTCACAAGGAAAGGAGGAGAACGATGGAGGGTAAAAGACTGGAACTTTTTATTGACGGCCAGTTTGACCAAAGAGTCTTATTCACAGCCAATAAAATTATCAATGCCGGTTACACCGGGCGTAATCAAGAGGAAGTGCGTAAACATATTGAGGAATTAAAACTCCTGGGAGTGCCGGCGCCTGATCAGGTGCCTACTTATTACCCTAAACCGGCAGCGCTGCTTACGAGTGACGAATCGATTGAGATAGCTGATACCGATAATACCGGGGAAGCTGAATACGTGCTGCTTATAGGGGAAAATGAAACTGTTTATGTGGCTGCGGGAAGTGACCATACTGACCGCAAACTGGAAGGACTCAACAATATCTTAAAGGCAAAACAAATGTGCCCCAACTTCATATCAAAGGCTGTGTGGCGACTGGAAGATGTAGAGACTCACTGGGACGATATTATTATCCGGTCCTGGGTAAACGGTCACAGTGAGGCGGCTTACCAGGAATCAAAACTTTCAGCTATGATGGGTCCCAGGGAGCTTATAGAGCGGGTCAAACCGCTGGTAGCGGGACCAATGGCAGGAACAGTTATTTATTCCGGCACTGTGGGTACGTTGGGTGAAATCAAATTTAATAACCGTTTTGAGATGGAACTGGTTGATAAGGTTAGAGGGCAAAGGTTGTATTGCGGCTATTATTTAAAACTTATCAACTGGTTTGCAGGATGTTAAGAATATAAAGCAGGGGGGGATTCGTAATGGCAAAACCAGAGCTGGAGTTTTTTGATCATGACTTAAACATTGGTTGGAGGCAAGTAGAAGGGGCTCAGAAAGGGATTATTGAGAAGATTTTAAGTTTGGATCCTGAAACCGGATCGTATACCAGGCTTTTAAAGTTCCCTCCGGGAATGCTGACTAATGAATTATTAGTCCACGATTTCTGGGAAGAGGTTTATATCCTGAAAGGAAGCCTTACCGACCTCAATAAAGAAGAAACGTATATTGAAGGTATGTATGCCTGCCGGCCCCCGGGGATGAAACACGGTCCTTACAACATCCCTAACGGGTGTATGACTTTGGAAATTAGGACTTACGAAAAATAGGGGGAGA from Pelotomaculum schinkii encodes:
- a CDS encoding carbon-nitrogen family hydrolase, whose protein sequence is MKIATIQLANDDKETKSNRISRVEGLLEKASGADLFLLPEMWNVGYFSFDNYMSESETLEGETISWLASKAKELQAYIFSGSIVERNQDNKLYNASVLLDPEGNIIGHYRKIHLFGFGSAERAVLSPGQNITVVNTRFGKIGLSICYDLRFPELYRKMADQGAEIILNCAAWPYPRVEHWVLLNKARAIENQCYFLSCCCAGASRGKPFIGRSQIIDPWGTVVASASERETILNAEIQPEAVAAARKEFTALKDRVLKV
- a CDS encoding DUF2848 family protein; translated protein: MEGKRLELFIDGQFDQRVLFTANKIINAGYTGRNQEEVRKHIEELKLLGVPAPDQVPTYYPKPAALLTSDESIEIADTDNTGEAEYVLLIGENETVYVAAGSDHTDRKLEGLNNILKAKQMCPNFISKAVWRLEDVETHWDDIIIRSWVNGHSEAAYQESKLSAMMGPRELIERVKPLVAGPMAGTVIYSGTVGTLGEIKFNNRFEMELVDKVRGQRLYCGYYLKLINWFAGC
- a CDS encoding cupin domain-containing protein, whose protein sequence is MAKPELEFFDHDLNIGWRQVEGAQKGIIEKILSLDPETGSYTRLLKFPPGMLTNELLVHDFWEEVYILKGSLTDLNKEETYIEGMYACRPPGMKHGPYNIPNGCMTLEIRTYEK